A part of Kitasatospora acidiphila genomic DNA contains:
- a CDS encoding DUF2617 family protein: MPRRPAASRAGGTRPAAARPGPVPARARPQSRRLGRTGAHPEGGRAATTAGGTGTSASASTSTSTSTSTSTDTSTGTLQLRLLGASHQVVITAGPGECLETVACLPGRRTPLPARVAEQVAGWEYEFAARIEALPPHVFAARAQEILALVDEHPRGLAGIFPGDPSAFTALVAQGSAERVLWRTWHAYPQEGRLVCTRSSLVVRGPGSAPTRPAARCAMARPSLP; encoded by the coding sequence GTGCCTCGGCGGCCGGCCGCTTCCCGCGCTGGCGGTACGCGACCTGCCGCTGCCAGGCCCGGACCAGTCCCCGCCCGCGCCCGGCCCCAGAGCCGCCGGCTCGGCCGGACCGGGGCGCACCCCGAGGGCGGCCGGGCGGCCACGACCGCCGGCGGCACCGGCACAAGCGCCAGCGCCAGCACCAGCACCAGCACCAGCACCAGCACCAGCACCGACACAAGCACCGGCACCCTGCAGCTGCGCCTGCTGGGCGCCTCGCACCAGGTGGTGATCACGGCCGGCCCCGGCGAGTGCCTGGAGACGGTGGCCTGCCTGCCCGGCCGCCGGACCCCGCTGCCCGCCCGGGTGGCCGAGCAAGTGGCCGGGTGGGAGTACGAGTTCGCGGCCCGGATCGAGGCGCTGCCGCCGCATGTGTTCGCCGCCCGGGCGCAGGAGATCCTGGCCCTGGTGGACGAGCACCCGAGGGGGCTGGCCGGCATCTTCCCGGGTGATCCGAGCGCCTTCACCGCGCTGGTCGCCCAGGGCAGCGCGGAGCGGGTGCTCTGGCGCACCTGGCACGCGTACCCGCAGGAGGGGCGATTGGTCTGCACCCGGTCCTCGCTGGTGGTGCGCGGGCCGGGCAGCGCGCCGACCCGCCCGGCGGCGCGCTGCGCGATGGCCCGGCCGAGCCTGCCATGA
- the pyrE gene encoding orotate phosphoribosyltransferase: protein MSNPSNDRAALLDQIKTKAVVHGKVILSSGKEADYYVDLRRITLDAQAAPLVGRVLLDATADLEYDAVGGLTLGADPVAAAMLHAAAARGRELDAFVVRKAGKAHGLQRRIEGPDVKGRRVLAVEDTSTTGGSVLTAVEALREAGAEVVGVAVIVERGAAPAIEEAGLPYYTVFTAADLDLA, encoded by the coding sequence ATGAGCAACCCGAGCAACGACCGCGCCGCCCTGCTGGACCAGATCAAGACCAAGGCCGTGGTGCACGGCAAGGTGATCCTCTCCTCCGGCAAGGAGGCCGACTACTACGTCGACCTGCGCCGGATCACCCTGGACGCCCAGGCCGCCCCGCTGGTCGGCCGGGTGCTGCTGGACGCCACCGCGGACCTGGAGTACGACGCGGTCGGCGGCCTGACCCTGGGCGCCGACCCGGTCGCCGCCGCGATGCTGCACGCCGCCGCCGCCCGCGGCCGCGAGCTGGACGCCTTCGTGGTCCGCAAGGCCGGCAAGGCCCACGGCCTGCAGCGCCGGATCGAGGGCCCGGACGTCAAGGGCCGCCGGGTGCTGGCCGTCGAGGACACCTCCACCACCGGTGGTTCGGTGCTGACGGCCGTCGAGGCGCTGCGTGAGGCGGGCGCCGAGGTGGTCGGCGTCGCGGTGATCGTGGAGCGCGGCGCGGCCCCGGCGATCGAGGAGGCCGGCCTGCCGTACTACACCGTCTTCACCGCCGCCGACCTCGACCTGGCCTGA
- the fbaA gene encoding class II fructose-bisphosphate aldolase — MPIATPDVYNEMLDRAKAGKFAYPAINVTSSQTLHAALRGFAEAESDGIIQISTGGAEFLGGQHKKDMVTGAVALAEFAHIVAAKYDITVALHTDHCPKDKLDGYVRPLLAISAERVARGENPLFQSHMWDGSAETLADNLAIGQELLAQAHAAKIILEVEITPTGGEEDGVSHEINDSLYTTVNDAVRTAEALGLGEKGRYLLAASFGNVHGVYKPGNVVLRPELLRDLQDAIGAQYGKKDPFDFVFHGGSGSSQEEIETALENGVVKMNLDTDTQYAFTRPVVDHMFKNYDGVLKVDGEVGKKSTYDPRTWGKLAEAGMAARVVEATQMLRSAGNRLK, encoded by the coding sequence ATGCCCATCGCAACTCCCGATGTCTACAACGAGATGCTCGACCGGGCCAAGGCCGGCAAGTTCGCCTACCCCGCCATCAACGTCACCTCGTCGCAGACCCTGCACGCGGCACTGCGCGGCTTCGCCGAGGCCGAGAGCGACGGCATCATCCAGATCTCCACCGGTGGCGCCGAGTTCCTCGGCGGCCAGCACAAGAAGGACATGGTGACCGGCGCCGTCGCGCTCGCCGAGTTCGCCCACATCGTCGCCGCCAAGTACGACATCACCGTCGCGCTGCACACCGACCACTGCCCCAAGGACAAGCTGGACGGCTACGTCCGCCCGCTGCTGGCGATCTCCGCCGAGCGGGTGGCCCGCGGCGAGAACCCGCTCTTCCAGTCGCACATGTGGGACGGCTCCGCCGAGACCCTGGCCGACAACCTGGCCATCGGCCAGGAGCTGCTGGCCCAGGCGCACGCCGCCAAGATCATCCTTGAGGTCGAGATCACCCCGACCGGTGGCGAGGAGGACGGCGTCTCCCACGAGATCAACGACTCCCTCTACACCACGGTGAACGACGCCGTCCGCACCGCCGAGGCGCTCGGCCTGGGCGAGAAGGGCCGCTACCTGCTGGCCGCTTCGTTCGGCAACGTGCACGGCGTCTACAAGCCGGGCAACGTGGTGCTCCGCCCCGAGCTGCTGCGCGACCTGCAGGACGCGATCGGCGCCCAGTACGGCAAGAAGGACCCGTTCGACTTCGTCTTCCACGGCGGCTCCGGCTCGTCGCAGGAGGAGATCGAGACCGCGCTGGAGAACGGCGTCGTCAAGATGAACCTGGACACCGACACCCAGTACGCCTTCACCCGTCCGGTCGTCGACCACATGTTCAAGAACTACGACGGCGTGCTGAAGGTCGACGGCGAGGTCGGCAAGAAGTCCACCTACGACCCGCGCACCTGGGGCAAGCTGGCCGAGGCGGGCATGGCCGCCCGCGTGGTCGAGGCCACCCAGATGCTGCGTTCCGCGGGCAACCGCCTGAAGTGA
- a CDS encoding DUF4267 domain-containing protein has protein sequence MTGRRIATVCTLLISAFIIFVGVWFILQPHAAVAGLGIAGPSGTGEGFYDIKGVRDITSGLVPLALLIAGQRRALGWAVLAEAFTPLGDAVIVLSHGGPLAIALGVHALTAVFVLATAGLLLRETRRPATATIAPSLATATAN, from the coding sequence ATGACCGGCCGCCGCATCGCCACCGTCTGCACCCTGCTCATCAGCGCGTTCATCATCTTCGTCGGGGTGTGGTTCATCCTGCAGCCGCACGCCGCGGTGGCCGGTCTCGGCATCGCGGGACCGAGCGGCACCGGCGAGGGCTTCTACGACATCAAGGGCGTCCGGGACATCACCTCCGGACTGGTCCCGCTGGCCCTGCTGATCGCCGGTCAGCGCCGGGCACTGGGCTGGGCCGTGCTCGCCGAGGCCTTCACCCCGCTCGGTGACGCCGTGATCGTGTTGAGCCACGGCGGCCCGCTGGCCATCGCGCTCGGCGTCCACGCCCTGACCGCCGTCTTCGTGCTGGCCACCGCCGGCCTGCTGCTGCGCGAGACCCGGCGCCCCGCCACCGCGACCATCGCCCCGAGCCTCGCGACCGCGACCGCCAACTGA
- the purL gene encoding phosphoribosylformylglycinamidine synthase subunit PurL: MTLDTVKNAEQTPDAAQPWAELGLKQDEYARIRDILGRRPTGAELAMYSVMWSEHCSYKSSKVHLKQFGEKAPESDAMLVGIGENAGVVDVGQGYAVTFKVESHNHPSYIEPYQGAATGIGGIVRDILAMGARPVAVMDPLRFGAADHPDTRRVLPGIVAGIGGYGNCLGLPNIGGEVVFDPCYQGNPLVNALCVGVMKHEDIHLAKASGAGNKVILYGARTGGDGIGGVSVLASETFDDSKPTKRPAVQVGDPFQEKLLIECTLEVFREQLVLGIQDLGGAGLSCATSELASAGSGGMRIELDTVPLRDATLSPEEILMSESQERMCAIVEPDKVERFLAICEKWDVIATVIGEVTDGERLEIFWHGEQVVDVPPRTVAHDGPVYQRPYARPSWQDALQADAPTAERLARPATGEELKQTLLKVAGSPNQASKSWITDQYDRFVIGNTVLATPEDSGMIRIDEETNLGVSVATDGNGRYTKLDPYTGAQLALAEAYRNVAAGGAKPLAVSDCLNFGSPEDPDVMWQFAEATRGLADACQALGTPVTGGNVSLYNQTGEVAIHPTPVVAVLGVIDDVNRRTPIGFADEGHHLYLLGDTTDELGGSAWSQVVHDHLGGLPPKVDLEREKLLAEILIAASRDGMIDAAHDLSDGGLAQALVESCLRGGRGARVIVPADLDPFVFLFSESAGRAVVAVPRSEELRFTDMCGARGLPATRIGVVDGDTLEVQGQFAVSLTELAEAHNGVIEALLG; encoded by the coding sequence ATGACTCTCGACACCGTCAAGAACGCCGAGCAGACGCCCGACGCCGCCCAGCCCTGGGCCGAACTCGGCCTGAAGCAGGACGAGTACGCGCGGATCCGCGACATCCTCGGCCGTCGCCCCACCGGCGCCGAGCTGGCGATGTACTCGGTGATGTGGTCGGAGCACTGCTCGTACAAGAGCTCCAAGGTGCACCTCAAGCAGTTCGGCGAGAAGGCCCCGGAGTCCGACGCGATGCTGGTCGGCATCGGCGAGAACGCCGGTGTGGTCGACGTCGGTCAGGGCTACGCGGTCACCTTCAAGGTCGAGTCGCACAACCACCCGTCGTACATCGAGCCCTACCAGGGCGCGGCCACCGGCATCGGCGGCATCGTGCGCGACATCCTGGCGATGGGCGCCCGGCCGGTCGCGGTGATGGACCCGCTGCGCTTCGGTGCCGCGGACCACCCGGACACCCGCCGGGTGCTGCCCGGGATCGTGGCCGGCATCGGCGGCTACGGCAACTGCCTGGGCCTGCCGAACATCGGCGGCGAGGTCGTCTTCGACCCCTGCTACCAGGGCAACCCGCTGGTCAACGCGCTCTGCGTGGGCGTGATGAAGCACGAGGACATCCACCTCGCCAAGGCCAGCGGCGCCGGCAACAAGGTCATCCTGTACGGCGCCCGGACCGGTGGCGACGGCATCGGCGGCGTCTCGGTGCTGGCCTCGGAGACGTTCGACGACTCCAAGCCCACCAAGCGCCCGGCCGTCCAGGTCGGCGACCCGTTCCAGGAGAAGCTGCTCATCGAGTGCACCCTCGAGGTGTTCCGGGAGCAGCTGGTGCTCGGCATCCAGGACCTCGGCGGCGCCGGACTCTCCTGCGCCACCTCGGAGTTGGCCTCGGCCGGCTCCGGCGGCATGCGGATCGAGCTGGACACCGTGCCGCTGCGCGACGCCACGCTCTCGCCGGAGGAGATCCTCATGAGCGAGTCGCAGGAGCGGATGTGCGCGATCGTCGAGCCCGACAAGGTCGAGCGCTTCCTGGCGATCTGCGAGAAGTGGGACGTCATCGCCACCGTCATCGGTGAGGTGACCGACGGCGAGCGGCTGGAGATCTTCTGGCACGGCGAGCAGGTCGTCGACGTGCCGCCGCGCACCGTCGCCCACGACGGCCCGGTCTACCAGCGCCCGTACGCCCGCCCGTCCTGGCAGGACGCGCTGCAGGCCGACGCGCCGACCGCCGAGCGGCTGGCCCGCCCGGCCACCGGCGAGGAGCTGAAGCAGACCCTGCTCAAGGTCGCCGGTTCGCCCAACCAGGCCTCCAAGAGCTGGATCACCGACCAGTACGACCGGTTCGTGATCGGCAACACCGTGCTGGCCACCCCCGAGGACTCCGGCATGATCCGGATCGACGAGGAGACCAACCTCGGCGTCTCGGTGGCGACCGACGGCAACGGCCGCTACACCAAGCTGGACCCGTACACCGGTGCCCAGTTGGCGCTGGCCGAGGCCTACCGCAACGTGGCGGCCGGCGGCGCCAAGCCGCTCGCGGTCTCCGACTGCCTCAACTTCGGCTCCCCCGAGGACCCGGACGTGATGTGGCAGTTCGCCGAGGCCACCCGGGGTCTGGCCGACGCCTGCCAGGCGCTGGGCACCCCGGTGACCGGCGGCAACGTCTCGCTCTACAACCAGACCGGTGAGGTGGCGATCCACCCGACCCCGGTGGTCGCGGTGCTCGGCGTGATCGACGACGTCAACCGGCGGACCCCGATCGGCTTCGCCGACGAGGGCCACCACCTCTACCTGCTCGGCGACACCACCGACGAACTGGGCGGCTCCGCCTGGTCGCAGGTGGTGCACGACCACCTCGGCGGCCTGCCGCCCAAGGTGGACCTGGAGCGCGAGAAGCTGCTCGCCGAGATCCTGATCGCCGCCTCGCGCGACGGCATGATCGACGCGGCGCACGACCTCTCGGACGGCGGCCTGGCCCAGGCGCTGGTGGAGAGCTGCCTGCGCGGCGGCCGCGGCGCCCGGGTGATCGTGCCGGCCGACCTCGACCCGTTCGTCTTCCTGTTCTCGGAGTCGGCCGGTCGCGCGGTGGTCGCGGTGCCGCGCAGCGAGGAGCTGCGGTTCACCGACATGTGCGGCGCCCGCGGCCTGCCGGCCACCCGGATCGGCGTGGTCGACGGCGACACCCTGGAGGTGCAGGGCCAGTTCGCGGTCTCGCTGACCGAGCTGGCCGAGGCGCACAACGGTGTGATCGAGGCGCTGCTCGGCTGA
- a CDS encoding sterol carrier family protein, producing MAKTVTRKARGYDPAKVRAALAAETEAVRGAVRRLAADPAAVALLDRPTRLGDWRVRELVAHLAWQLAWLPEQLGQPLEGRAPLGLTAWVSGVGSLADWLDAGTRERAAVVFAGPPAEVAAYFDRAADDLLEVLAGPEVLDPERRVELRLGSMTVADLLVTRLVETVVHGDDLADALELADFPHDRFALASVSRLLADSLAEQVPGGSVELRVPPFAVVQAVPGPKHTRGTPPNVVETEPLCWIRLATGRLDWATAVDRAEVAASGERSDLSAFLPVLR from the coding sequence ATGGCGAAGACGGTGACGCGCAAGGCCCGCGGCTACGACCCGGCGAAGGTGCGGGCCGCGCTGGCCGCCGAGACCGAGGCGGTGCGGGGCGCCGTGCGGCGACTGGCCGCGGATCCGGCGGCGGTGGCGCTGCTGGACCGGCCGACCCGGCTCGGCGACTGGCGGGTGCGCGAGCTGGTGGCCCATCTGGCGTGGCAACTGGCCTGGCTGCCCGAGCAGTTGGGGCAGCCGCTGGAGGGGCGGGCGCCGTTGGGGCTGACCGCCTGGGTGAGCGGGGTCGGCTCGCTGGCCGACTGGCTGGACGCCGGGACCCGGGAGCGGGCCGCCGTGGTCTTCGCCGGCCCGCCGGCCGAGGTGGCGGCGTACTTCGACCGGGCGGCGGATGACCTGCTGGAGGTGCTGGCCGGTCCCGAGGTGCTGGATCCGGAGCGGCGCGTCGAGCTCCGGCTGGGCTCGATGACGGTCGCCGACCTGCTGGTCACCCGGCTGGTGGAGACGGTGGTGCACGGCGACGACCTGGCCGACGCGCTGGAGCTCGCCGACTTCCCGCACGATCGCTTCGCGCTGGCCTCGGTCAGCCGGCTGCTCGCCGACTCCCTCGCCGAGCAGGTGCCGGGTGGCTCGGTGGAGCTGCGGGTGCCGCCGTTCGCGGTGGTGCAGGCGGTGCCCGGGCCCAAGCACACCCGGGGCACCCCGCCCAATGTGGTGGAGACGGAGCCGCTCTGCTGGATCCGGCTGGCCACCGGTCGGCTGGACTGGGCCACGGCGGTGGACCGGGCCGAGGTGGCGGCCAGCGGGGAGCGCAGCGACCTGAGCGCGTTCCTGCCGGTGCTGCGCTGA
- a CDS encoding ArnT family glycosyltransferase, giving the protein MATTALPIAADPPSASRPPRRAPWRSPEGQPGYARPALLAIAALAGVLFFWGINQSTYHSFYADAVRSMTESWKAFVFGSYDPANTITLDKLPGFLWPQALSARIFGFHPWALTLPQAVEGILAVLVLFRTVRRWAGANAALLAALAFTLTPVVAGLFRTAVEDPLFTLLLLLAADAAQRAAQSGKLRPLLLAGVWVGAAFQAKMLEAWAVLPALAVVYLVSAPVPLRKRLARVGLAGLVAAAVSASWVLLATATPANDRPYIDGTTDNSAYSMVVGYNFLNRFTQVGLNADETGSVTSGQGGMWGGGGQGGAQGGAQGGQAGGQQHRGAGHGAGSGAGAGYGAGAGAGAGYGAGAGAGQGGAPGFGGGQGGAHQAGGHQGGPGGSDGGWTKMFSSQFAPQTGWLYPLAAVALLCALVWRRKEPRTDRLRAGYLLWGSWLAVYFLTFSAGSVGGHTYYMGVIAAPLAALSGAGLVLLRRAYQGGGPRAWALPVAVAGSAAWGAYLAHLFPSFLPWLAPVTLALGALALALLVVGRTARFGARRLGRLRLATAGLAAALATVLLAPGAWAASVLDSKYSGNGGMGAVGPQAAHGFGRPGGGAGRGGARAAAADNPELAALMAQFGGFGQDSTGLSTSQQQILAYTQAHADGARYLFATTSWSASSPYILATGKEVLPMGGFTGKVPSPSLPQFQELIRSNQLHYVLIGSTQGGGFGGRGGGSGPTTAVTSWVRSTCAPVAPGDYGQSVDSPGLQLLYHCTA; this is encoded by the coding sequence ATGGCCACCACCGCGCTACCTATCGCTGCCGATCCGCCATCCGCCAGCCGACCGCCGCGCCGAGCGCCCTGGCGCTCGCCCGAGGGACAGCCCGGCTACGCCCGTCCCGCCCTGCTCGCCATCGCCGCGCTGGCAGGGGTGCTGTTCTTCTGGGGCATCAACCAGAGCACCTACCACTCCTTCTACGCCGACGCCGTGCGGAGCATGACGGAGAGCTGGAAGGCCTTCGTCTTCGGTTCCTACGACCCCGCCAACACCATCACCCTGGACAAGCTGCCCGGCTTCCTGTGGCCGCAGGCGCTGTCCGCCAGGATCTTCGGCTTCCACCCCTGGGCGCTCACGCTGCCGCAGGCGGTCGAAGGGATACTGGCCGTTCTGGTGCTGTTCCGCACGGTCCGCCGCTGGGCGGGCGCCAACGCCGCGCTGCTCGCGGCCCTGGCGTTCACCCTCACTCCGGTGGTGGCCGGGCTGTTCCGCACCGCGGTCGAGGACCCGCTGTTCACCCTGCTGCTCCTGCTGGCCGCCGACGCCGCGCAGCGGGCCGCCCAGAGCGGCAAGCTGCGGCCGCTGCTGCTGGCCGGTGTCTGGGTCGGGGCGGCGTTCCAGGCCAAGATGCTGGAGGCCTGGGCGGTGCTGCCGGCGCTGGCGGTCGTCTACCTGGTGTCCGCACCCGTCCCGCTGCGCAAGCGGCTGGCCCGGGTGGGCCTGGCCGGGCTGGTCGCCGCGGCGGTGTCGGCCTCCTGGGTGCTGCTGGCCACCGCGACGCCGGCCAACGACCGGCCGTACATCGACGGGACCACCGACAACTCGGCCTACAGCATGGTGGTGGGCTACAACTTCCTGAACCGCTTCACCCAGGTCGGGCTGAACGCGGACGAGACCGGCAGCGTCACCTCGGGCCAGGGCGGCATGTGGGGCGGCGGTGGCCAGGGCGGCGCGCAAGGCGGTGCTCAGGGCGGCCAGGCCGGCGGCCAGCAGCACCGCGGCGCCGGGCACGGCGCGGGTTCGGGCGCTGGTGCGGGCTACGGCGCGGGCGCCGGTGCGGGCGCGGGCTACGGCGCCGGTGCGGGTGCCGGTCAGGGCGGCGCGCCGGGCTTCGGCGGCGGCCAGGGCGGCGCTCACCAGGCGGGCGGCCACCAGGGCGGCCCGGGCGGCAGCGACGGCGGCTGGACCAAGATGTTCAGCTCCCAGTTCGCCCCGCAGACCGGCTGGCTCTACCCGCTGGCCGCCGTCGCCCTGCTCTGCGCGCTGGTCTGGCGGCGCAAGGAGCCGCGCACCGACCGGCTGCGCGCCGGCTACCTGCTCTGGGGCAGCTGGCTGGCGGTGTACTTCCTGACCTTCAGCGCCGGCAGCGTCGGCGGCCACACCTACTACATGGGCGTGATCGCCGCTCCGCTGGCCGCGCTCAGCGGCGCCGGTCTGGTGCTGCTCCGGCGGGCCTACCAGGGCGGTGGCCCGCGGGCCTGGGCGCTGCCGGTCGCCGTGGCCGGCAGCGCGGCCTGGGGCGCCTACCTGGCCCACCTCTTCCCGTCCTTCCTGCCCTGGCTGGCCCCGGTCACCCTGGCACTCGGCGCCCTGGCGCTGGCGCTGCTCGTCGTCGGCCGCACCGCGCGGTTCGGTGCCCGCCGACTGGGCCGGCTGCGGCTCGCCACGGCGGGCCTGGCGGCCGCGCTCGCCACGGTGCTGCTGGCGCCGGGTGCCTGGGCCGCGTCGGTGCTGGACAGCAAGTACAGCGGCAACGGCGGCATGGGCGCGGTCGGCCCGCAGGCGGCACACGGCTTCGGCCGACCCGGCGGCGGCGCCGGCCGGGGCGGGGCGCGCGCCGCAGCGGCGGACAACCCGGAGCTCGCGGCGCTGATGGCCCAGTTCGGCGGCTTCGGCCAGGACAGCACCGGTCTGAGCACGTCCCAGCAGCAGATCCTCGCCTACACCCAGGCCCACGCCGACGGCGCCCGCTACCTCTTCGCCACCACCTCGTGGTCGGCCTCCTCGCCCTACATCCTGGCCACCGGCAAGGAGGTGCTGCCGATGGGCGGCTTCACCGGCAAGGTGCCGTCGCCGAGCCTGCCGCAGTTCCAGGAGCTGATCCGCAGCAACCAGCTGCACTACGTCCTGATCGGCTCGACCCAGGGCGGCGGCTTCGGCGGGCGGGGCGGCGGCTCAGGACCGACCACGGCGGTCACCAGCTGGGTCCGCAGCACCTGCGCCCCGGTGGCGCCCGGCGACTACGGGCAGTCGGTGGACAGCCCCGGCCTGCAGCTGCTCTACCACTGCACGGCATGA
- a CDS encoding DedA family protein: MTTTTDLAVNLLDAKSLISSVGTFGLLAIIFAETGLLIGFFLPGDSLLILAGVAASSAAAKAFGPGVQMPIGVLLVGAPICAIVGAQLGHLLGAKAGSKLFDKPDSRIFKRDYVEKAEQYFAKFGPEKAVVMARFIPIVRTFLNPVAGMLEMPARKFFVWNALGGVIWTEVMLCIGYFFGDSMAPVIDKYLIPAMALIILLSISPILIEVVRERKKRKAGGAAVAGSGAGSEPVQSGGGRHRRG; encoded by the coding sequence GTGACTACCACTACCGACCTAGCGGTCAATCTCCTGGATGCCAAGTCGTTGATCAGCTCGGTCGGGACCTTCGGCCTGCTGGCGATCATCTTCGCCGAGACCGGCCTGCTGATCGGCTTCTTCCTGCCGGGTGACTCGCTGCTGATCCTGGCTGGTGTCGCGGCCTCCTCGGCGGCGGCCAAGGCCTTCGGGCCGGGCGTTCAGATGCCGATCGGAGTGCTGCTCGTCGGCGCGCCGATCTGCGCGATCGTGGGCGCCCAGCTCGGCCACCTGCTCGGCGCCAAGGCGGGATCCAAGCTCTTCGACAAGCCGGACTCGCGGATCTTCAAGCGCGATTACGTGGAGAAGGCCGAGCAGTACTTCGCCAAGTTCGGCCCGGAGAAGGCCGTCGTGATGGCCCGGTTCATCCCGATCGTGCGGACCTTCCTCAACCCGGTCGCGGGCATGCTGGAGATGCCGGCCCGGAAGTTCTTCGTCTGGAACGCCCTCGGCGGCGTGATCTGGACCGAGGTGATGCTCTGCATCGGCTACTTCTTCGGGGACTCGATGGCCCCGGTGATCGACAAGTACCTGATCCCGGCGATGGCCCTGATCATCCTGCTGTCGATCTCGCCGATCCTGATCGAGGTGGTCCGGGAGCGGAAGAAGCGCAAGGCCGGCGGCGCGGCCGTGGCCGGCTCGGGCGCCGGCAGTGAGCCGGTGCAGTCCGGCGGCGGCCGGCACCGCCGCGGCTGA
- a CDS encoding SRPBCC family protein: protein MEHEVVIPLPAELVQPALDDPALLARCLPGLSTDASDAPSGRRSSDGPPEISGRLKLRIGSSTITYRGVISLIRSGAAGVVTAFVEGQEARGDGEVTATVRIAVSAEGEEQTRLRFTGDLTPGGRLTDFDDETLIAAGRRLLDRFTAALGEELAPDARESAEDVEDGEDGENGEDSEPPTLSVVPEPEPLPDDLFAEDLSDLIAFSPSDDENGDGDQGAEHSEPVELPYPHAVPDPVSEEVLSGPVRRSIVGRSAEEVDHAPPRGRYAPALPARSARARAASRWYGEEHAVASGPSLAERLASPWVIGGGVALLGGAVIVARALRRR, encoded by the coding sequence ATGGAGCATGAGGTTGTCATTCCGCTGCCGGCCGAGCTCGTCCAGCCCGCTCTGGACGATCCCGCGCTGCTCGCCCGCTGCCTTCCCGGTCTCAGCACCGACGCCTCCGACGCACCCTCCGGTCGCCGGTCGTCCGACGGCCCGCCGGAGATCAGCGGCCGGCTGAAACTGCGGATCGGCAGCTCCACCATCACGTACCGGGGCGTCATCTCGCTGATCCGCAGCGGCGCGGCGGGCGTGGTGACCGCCTTCGTCGAGGGCCAGGAGGCCCGCGGTGACGGCGAGGTGACGGCCACCGTGCGGATCGCGGTCAGCGCCGAGGGGGAGGAGCAGACCCGGCTGCGGTTCACCGGCGACCTCACCCCGGGCGGCCGGCTGACCGACTTCGACGACGAGACCCTCATCGCGGCCGGGCGCCGCCTGCTGGATCGTTTCACCGCCGCGCTCGGCGAGGAGCTCGCTCCCGACGCCCGCGAGTCGGCCGAGGACGTCGAGGACGGCGAGGACGGCGAGAACGGCGAGGACTCGGAGCCCCCGACGCTCTCCGTGGTGCCCGAACCGGAGCCGCTGCCGGACGACCTCTTCGCCGAGGACCTCTCCGACCTGATCGCCTTCTCGCCCTCTGACGACGAGAACGGCGACGGCGACCAGGGCGCCGAGCACTCCGAGCCGGTCGAGCTGCCCTACCCGCACGCCGTGCCCGACCCGGTCTCCGAGGAGGTGCTCTCCGGCCCGGTCCGGCGCAGCATCGTCGGCCGCTCCGCCGAGGAGGTGGACCACGCCCCGCCGCGCGGCCGCTACGCCCCCGCGCTGCCGGCGCGCAGCGCCAGGGCCAGGGCCGCCAGCCGCTGGTACGGCGAGGAGCACGCGGTGGCGAGCGGCCCCAGCCTGGCCGAGCGGCTCGCCTCGCCCTGGGTGATCGGCGGCGGGGTGGCGCTGCTCGGCGGTGCCGTGATCGTGGCCCGCGCGCTGCGCCGCCGCTGA
- a CDS encoding DUF3151 domain-containing protein — MTERKNLLSGPDPTLLTEEAEPYRRLAEESASPTQLAADYPWFSLAWAMLADDAFAEGRVVESYAYARTGYHRGLDALRRAGWRGHGPVPWVHRANRGFLRCLAALARAADSIKETEEAERCWQFLKDSSPEAYAELKQ, encoded by the coding sequence ATGACTGAACGGAAGAACTTGCTCTCGGGCCCGGACCCGACGCTGCTGACCGAGGAGGCGGAGCCGTACCGCCGGCTCGCCGAGGAGTCCGCGTCGCCCACCCAGCTCGCGGCGGACTACCCGTGGTTCTCGCTCGCCTGGGCGATGCTGGCCGACGACGCCTTCGCCGAGGGCCGGGTGGTCGAGTCATACGCCTACGCCCGCACCGGCTACCACCGCGGCCTGGACGCGCTGCGCCGGGCCGGCTGGCGCGGCCACGGGCCGGTCCCGTGGGTCCACCGCGCCAACCGCGGATTCCTGCGCTGCCTGGCCGCGCTGGCCCGGGCCGCCGATTCGATCAAGGAGACCGAGGAGGCCGAGCGCTGCTGGCAGTTCCTCAAGGACAGCAGCCCCGAGGCCTACGCCGAGTTGAAGCAGTAG